In Phyllopteryx taeniolatus isolate TA_2022b chromosome 8, UOR_Ptae_1.2, whole genome shotgun sequence, one genomic interval encodes:
- the LOC133482129 gene encoding uncharacterized protein LOC133482129 isoform X1 produces MVANGGAQVKVKFCPLVFFPLFPSHLIFHQFPHLVPRLQLSHVHPNLFPNHLVQYQLFFLVYLAKSLCTLPLLYPLLSNLNGGRVRNRLQTPFLLLGSCGRLPFLLLRSPTRLPFRLLGSRARLPFRLIGSCARLPFRVLSCRARLRFRHPTLLRRGSSSGCHPSRLRRRLTSGRLPTSLRRHSSSGRLPTSLRRRSSSGRLPTPLRRRSSSSRHPSPLRRPSSSGLHPKTIPWPLHYHWVRHCGRPPEWPCKDPGAWRPGRPPELLSQAPHLGWPGGSPD; encoded by the coding sequence atggtggccaacggaggcgcccaagtaaaggtcaaattttgcccactcgtttttttccccctgttcccAAGTCATTTAATTTTTCACCAGTTCCCACACCTTGTTCCACgcctccaattaagtcacgtccaTCCAAACCTGTTCCCAAACCACCTCGTTCAGTACCAGCTGTTTTTTCTAGTTTACCTTGCCAAGTCCCTGTGCACTCTGCCCCTCTTGTACCCTCTACTctcaaacctcaatggcggcagggtGAGGAATCGACTGCAgaccccgttcctgctcctcggcagctgcggaaggctcccgttcctgctcctcagGAGCCCCACCAGGCTCcccttccggctcctcggcagccgcgccaggctcccCTTTCGGCtcatcggcagctgcgccaggctccccttcCGGGTCCTCAGCTGCCGCGCCAGGCTCCGGttccgccacccgaccctgctccggcggggCTCATCCAGCGGCTGCCACCCATCCCGGCTCCGGCGGCGCTTGACCAGCGGCCGTCTCCCGACCTCgctccggcggcactcgtccagtGGCCGTCTCCCGACCTccctccggcggcgctcgtccagcggccgtctcccgaccccgctccggcggcgctcgtccagcagccgccacccgtccccacTCCGGCGGCCCTCGTCCAGCGGCCTCCACCCGAAAACTATtccctggcccctgcattaccattgggttcggcactgtggccgtccgcctgaatggccctgtaaagaccctggtgcttggcgtcctggacgacctcctgaactgctcagccaagcacctcacctcgggtggcctggaggttcaccagactga
- the LOC133482129 gene encoding uncharacterized protein LOC133482129 isoform X2, with product MTSPWTPPDCLPPPDNHTYPPPGEESTADPVPAPRQLRKAPVPAPQEPHQAPLPAPRQPRQAPLSAHRQLRQAPLPGPQLPRQAPVPPPDPAPAGLIQRLPPIPAPAALDQRPSPDLAPAALVQWPSPDLPPAALVQRPSPDPAPAALVQQPPPVPTPAALVQRPPPENYSLAPALPLGSALWPSA from the exons ATgacgtcaccctggacaccaccagaCTGCCTCCCACCACCTGAcaaccatacctaccctcctcca ggtGAGGAATCGACTGCAgaccccgttcctgctcctcggcagctgcggaaggctcccgttcctgctcctcagGAGCCCCACCAGGCTCcccttccggctcctcggcagccgcgccaggctcccCTTTCGGCtcatcggcagctgcgccaggctccccttcCGGGTCCTCAGCTGCCGCGCCAGGCTCCGGttccgccacccgaccctgctccggcggggCTCATCCAGCGGCTGCCACCCATCCCGGCTCCGGCGGCGCTTGACCAGCGGCCGTCTCCCGACCTCgctccggcggcactcgtccagtGGCCGTCTCCCGACCTccctccggcggcgctcgtccagcggccgtctcccgaccccgctccggcggcgctcgtccagcagccgccacccgtccccacTCCGGCGGCCCTCGTCCAGCGGCCTCCACCCGAAAACTATtccctggcccctgcattaccattgggttcggcactgtggccgtccgcctga
- the LOC133482130 gene encoding uncharacterized protein LOC133482130 isoform X1, whose amino-acid sequence MSVNMMSTNGTSPLWFLDVCDGRFYFQVDVDGLDGAVREDSFRKSQCISYLIQNKDNKYLLLGDNSQFEVQHLTIQKKSLPASQFNVQFYNESGLKVRKGLAVMLYANKNGSKMVVCCSDKREIYPQAMDLPDNIETANHKALFYMTKLHETQNTFMLESSLHPCEFLGFKPEKKNSSQLTLVLHHKVEVDERCIVKLS is encoded by the exons ATGTCG gTCAATATGATGTCTACCAATGGCACATCCCCTCTTTGGTTTCTTGATGTATGTGACGGCAGGTTCTATTTCCAAG TTGACGTGGATGGACTAG ATGGGGCTGTGAGAGAGGACTCTTTCAGAAAGTCACAGTGCATTTCCTATTTGATCCAAAATAAGGACAACAAATATCTACTTTTAGGGGACAACAGCCAATTTGAAGTCCAACACTTAACTATCCAGAAGAAAAGCTTGCCTG cTTCCCAATTCAACGTTCAGTTTTACAATGAATCTGGCCTGAAGGTCAGGAAGGGCTTGGCTGTCATGCTGTATGCTAATAAAAATGGCAGTAAGATGGTGGTTTGCTGTAGTGACAAGCGAGAAATTTACCCACAGGCAATG GATCTTCCAGACAATATTGAAACAGCAAATCACAAAGCTTTGTTCTACATGACTAAACTCcatgaaacacaaaacacattcatgTTGGAGTCCTCTCTTCACCCATGTGAATTCTTGGGTTTTAAACCTGAGAAAAAGAATTCTTCTCAACTCACCTTGGTCTTGCATCATAAAGTTGAAGTGGATGAACGCTGCATAGTAAAGCTTTCTTAA
- the sdhdb gene encoding succinate dehydrogenase [ubiquinone] cytochrome b small subunit B, mitochondrial, translated as MAAIVRLSSVCRRGVQPLFYQSTLLARPLVVPNKHQEQTYLLTARIHASQGLNASSGSRAASLHWTAERVLSILLLAMGPAAYFHPGPAIDYSLAAALTLHGHWGIGQVLTDYVHGDTKIKIANAGLFLLSTVTFAGLCYFNYNDVGICKAIALLWSK; from the exons ATGGCGGCTATCGTCCGGTTGAGTTCTGTTTGTCGCAGAGGAGTTCAGC cTCTGTTCTATCAAAGCACCTTGCTGGCAAGGCCATTGGTCGTCCCAAACAAACACCAGGAGCAGACTTACCTGCTCACTGCAAGGATTCATGCATCCCAAGGTCTAAATG cgAGCTCTGGCTCCAGAGCCGCCTCTCTGCACTGGACAGCTGAGCGAGTGTTGAGCATCCTGCTGCTGGCCATGGGGCCTGCTGCCTATTTTCACCCCGGTCCTGCAATAGATTACTCTCTGGCTGCTGCACTCACCCTACATGGACACTG GGGTATAGGGCAGGTGTTGACAGATTACGTTCACGGGGACACCAAGATCAAGATAGCCAATGCAGGTCTCTTCCTCCTGTCCACGGTCACATTCGCAGGGCTTTGCTACTTCAATTACAACGACGTGGGCATCTGCAAAGCCATCGCCTTGCTTTGGAGCAAATGA
- the timm8b gene encoding mitochondrial import inner membrane translocase subunit Tim8 B, producing MDGFDQLSVSEKAEATELQRLIAIEQQKAQFQAQVHNFTDVCWDKCVDSPGTKLDYRTETCLVSCVERFIDTTLAITNRFTQMVQKGTH from the exons ATGGACGGTTTTGATCAACTCAGTGTGTCGGAGAAAGCGGAAGCGACAGAGCTCCAGCGACTGATCGCCATCGAGCAGCAGAAGGCGCAGTTCCAGGCCCAG GTGCACAACTTCACAGATGTGTGCTGGGACAAGTGTGTGGACAGTCCAGGGACGAAATTAGACTACCGGACAGAGACTTGCCTTGTGAGTTGTGTGGAGCGGTTCATCGACACCACCTTGGCCATCACCAACCGCTTCACTCAGATGGTGCAGAAAGGCACTCATTGA
- the il4i1 gene encoding L-amino-acid oxidase translates to MITHMSLCKLFPLVLVGVVVFVVSGITGDPLYECLQDTDYSELLDIVDKGLPTTKKPQHVAIIGGGVAGLTAARFLEDAGHKVTIIEASHRIGGRIETFRNTREGWYAEVGAMRIPSFHKILLSFASKLEIPLNHFIQNDMNTYFLLNGNLHKNFAVVNNHDVLNYTLDEGERGKSAAQLFSETLWKVRDDLQTSGCGAMLDKYDSYTVKEYLVKEGNLSRGALQMIGAILNENSLFYTSMLEMLYVQFDINDNTEYFEVTDGFDHLTTALYGTLNATTLLNSKVKLIDQSGGRNVTVTYQDRRTPSSLTNLTVDHALVTATAKSTLFIDFQPPLSGDKMEALRSVHYASSTKVILSFRERFWEKEGIRGGKSITDRPSRFIYYPSHSFPGTDAGVLLASYTCSDDSTLFQGLSEEELMAVVLDDLVKIHGDDIRSLSTGGLVKKWGLDPYSLGAFALFTPYQGLYATELFQSEGRVHFAGEHTALPHGWIETSMKSALRAAKNINSLTI, encoded by the exons ATGATCACTCACATGTCACTGTGCAAACTGT TTCCTTTAGTTCTAGTGGGGGTTGTGGTGTTTGTAGTGAGCGGGATCACTGGAGACCCCCTGTATGAATGCCTTCAAGACACCGACTACAGTGAGCTTCTAGATATTGTGGATAAAGGACTCCCTACCACAAAGAAACCTCAACACGTAGCAATTATTGGGGGTGGCGTCGCTGGACTCACCGCAGCCAGGTTTTTGGAAGATGCCGGCCATAAG GTGACCATCATAGAAGCCAGTCATCGTATTGGAGGACGCATTGAGACCTTCAGGAACACAAGGGAAGGCTGGTATGCAGAGGTGGGCGCCATGCGGATCCCCAGCTTTCATAA GATCCTGCTCTCCTTTGCCTCCAAATTAGAAATTCCCTTGAACCATTTTATCCAAAATGACATGAACACCTACTTTTTGCTAAATGGAAACCTTCATAAAAACTTTGCAGTGGTGAACAACCATGATGTGCTTAACTACACACTGGATGAGGGAGAGAGGGGGAAGTCAGCTGCGCAGCTCTTCAGTGAAACTCTGTGGAAG GTGAGAGATGATCTTCAGACAAGTGGTTGCGGTGCAATGTTGGACAAATATGATTCCTACACAGTCAAA GAATACTTGGTGAAAGAGGGCAATCTGAGTCGTGGTGCGTTGCAGATGATTGGAGCCATCCTGAATGAAAACAGCCTCTTTTACACATCCATGCTAGAGATGTTGTACGTTCAGTTCGACATCAATGACAACACTGA GTACTTTGAAGTGACCGATGGCTTTGACCACCTAACAACGGCTCTCTACGGGACATTAAATGCCACAACCCTTCTCAACTCCAAAGTCAAACTCATCGACCAATCAGGAGGCAGAAATGTGACAGTGACATACCAGGACCGGCGTACTCCGAGTTCCCTGACCAACCTGACGGTAGACCATGCCCTGGTTACAGCCACAGCCAAGTCTACCCTCTTCATTGACTTCCAGCCACCGCTTTCTGGGGACAAAATGGAAGCCCTGCGTTCAGTTCACTACGCAAGCTCCACCAAAGTGATTCTGAGCTTTAGAGAGCGCTTTTGGGAAAAAGAGGGTATCAGGGGAGGGAAGAGCATCACAGACCGACCGTCTCGCTTTATTTATTACCCCAGCCACAGTTTCCCCGGAACAGACGCAGGAGTCCTGCTCGCATCTTACACTTGCTCTGATGATTCCACCCTCTTTCAAGGTTTGAGCGAAGAAGAGCTGATGGCTGTGGTCCTGGACGACTTGGTAAAGATCCATGGAGATGATATCAGGTCTCTATCTACTGGCGGACTGGTGAAGAAGTGGGGCTTGGACCCCTACAGCCTGGGAGCCTTTGCCCTGTTCACACCCTACCAGGGCCTTTATGCCACAGAACTATTCCAGAGTGAGGGACGTGTGCACTTTGCAGGGGAACACACCGCCTTACCTCATGGCTGGATAGAAACTTCCATGAAATCTGCTCTCAGAGCTGCCAAAAATATTAATAGCCTCACAATTTAA